A genomic stretch from Cellulomonas sp. KRMCY2 includes:
- a CDS encoding response regulator transcription factor: protein MTIRVLIADDQALIRAGFRVLVDGADDLVVVAEASDGAQAVALAKSERADVVLMDIRMPGLDGLQATRRISADEDLAGVKVLILTTFELDEYVYLALRAGASGFLGKSVDPDDLLDAIRLIAAGEALLSPAATRSLIMTFLAQPSRVTAAAAPAQLEQLTEREREIVALVAEGLTNDQIATRLFISPMTVKTHVNRSMTKLDLRDRAQLVVAAYQSGLVRIGPTDG from the coding sequence ATGACCATCCGTGTGCTGATCGCCGACGACCAGGCACTGATCCGTGCCGGCTTCCGCGTCCTGGTCGACGGCGCCGACGACCTCGTGGTCGTCGCCGAGGCCTCCGACGGTGCACAGGCCGTGGCACTGGCCAAGAGCGAACGGGCCGACGTCGTGCTCATGGACATCCGCATGCCCGGCCTCGACGGCCTGCAGGCCACCCGCCGCATCAGCGCCGACGAGGACCTCGCCGGCGTCAAGGTGCTGATCCTGACGACATTCGAGCTGGACGAGTACGTCTACCTGGCCCTGCGCGCCGGCGCGAGCGGCTTCCTCGGCAAGAGCGTCGACCCCGACGACCTGCTCGACGCGATCCGCCTCATCGCGGCCGGCGAGGCCCTCCTGTCGCCCGCCGCCACCCGATCCCTGATCATGACCTTCCTCGCCCAACCCAGCCGGGTCACGGCCGCGGCCGCTCCCGCCCAGCTCGAGCAGCTCACCGAACGAGAACGCGAGATCGTCGCACTCGTCGCCGAGGGCCTGACCAACGACCAGATCGCCACCCGGCTGTTCATCTCACCGATGACCGTCAAGACCCACGTCAACCGCTCCATGACCAAGCTCGACCTACGCGACCGCGCACAGCTGGTCGTCGCCGCCTACCAGTCCGGCCTCGTGCGGATCGGCCCGACCGACGGCTGA
- a CDS encoding universal stress protein gives MSIVVGYTPTPEGEAALRHAVTEATVHGHDLVVVNVSATSDPPEKTFATEGELAAVRATLDASGVPYAVRQLVRGKDAAEEIIDVAEETGAAFIVIGLRHRSPVGKLLLGSNSQQILLTAACPVVAVKAPR, from the coding sequence ATGTCGATCGTCGTGGGGTACACACCCACACCGGAGGGCGAGGCGGCCCTGCGGCACGCCGTCACGGAGGCCACCGTCCACGGGCACGACCTGGTCGTGGTCAACGTCTCGGCCACCAGCGACCCGCCGGAGAAGACCTTCGCGACCGAGGGTGAGCTGGCCGCGGTACGGGCGACGCTCGACGCGAGCGGCGTGCCGTACGCGGTCCGTCAGCTGGTCCGTGGCAAGGACGCCGCCGAGGAGATCATCGACGTGGCGGAGGAGACCGGCGCGGCGTTCATCGTCATCGGGCTGCGGCACCGCTCACCGGTCGGCAAGCTCCTGCTCGGCAGCAACTCCCAGCAGATCCTGCTCACCGCAGCCTGCCCGGTCGTCGCGGTGAAGGCACCCCGCTGA
- a CDS encoding Rieske (2Fe-2S) protein translates to MTNRTASTVSTLSPVSPVSPVQTSTASAVGGAGLGRRHFLVAGAGVAGACVLVACSPGAGSPEPTGGTGGSQATPGGPLVALADVPVGGAVSAKTGAGDDIVIAQPQEGTVVAFSAICTHQGCVVAPDGAELVCPCHGSVYEAATGANVSGPAPLPLPAFAVEVKDGQVVEA, encoded by the coding sequence ATGACGAACCGCACCGCCAGCACCGTCAGCACACTCAGCCCGGTCAGCCCGGTCAGCCCTGTCCAGACGTCCACCGCCTCGGCAGTCGGGGGTGCTGGGCTCGGCCGGCGGCACTTCCTCGTCGCCGGGGCCGGCGTCGCAGGGGCGTGCGTCCTGGTCGCCTGCAGCCCGGGGGCCGGCAGCCCGGAGCCCACCGGCGGCACCGGCGGGTCCCAGGCCACGCCAGGCGGTCCGCTCGTCGCGCTGGCCGACGTACCCGTCGGCGGGGCGGTGTCCGCGAAGACCGGCGCGGGCGACGACATCGTCATCGCGCAGCCGCAGGAGGGCACCGTGGTGGCGTTCAGTGCGATCTGCACCCACCAGGGTTGCGTCGTGGCGCCGGACGGTGCCGAGCTCGTCTGCCCCTGCCACGGATCGGTCTACGAGGCTGCGACGGGTGCCAATGTGAGCGGACCGGCACCGCTGCCGCTGCCGGCGTTCGCCGTGGAGGTCAAGGACGGTCAGGTCGTCGAGGCCTGA
- a CDS encoding heavy-metal-associated domain-containing protein: MVINPVSIGDRPAPAVQESSGGCGCGGCGCGGGNGATDEATVGSVDLASATTATYGVEGMTCGHCVSAVTQELSTVPGVTDVDITLVKDGVSTVTVRSAAPLDVDTVRAAVDEAGYALVDNA, from the coding sequence ATGGTCATCAACCCCGTCTCGATCGGCGACCGACCCGCCCCCGCCGTCCAGGAGTCGTCCGGCGGCTGCGGCTGCGGCGGCTGCGGCTGCGGCGGCGGGAACGGCGCGACCGACGAGGCGACGGTCGGGTCCGTCGACCTGGCGAGCGCGACGACGGCGACCTACGGCGTCGAGGGCATGACCTGCGGCCACTGCGTCTCGGCCGTCACCCAGGAGCTCTCGACCGTGCCCGGTGTGACCGACGTGGACATCACCCTGGTGAAGGACGGGGTCTCGACGGTGACCGTCCGCAGCGCCGCCCCGCTGGACGTCGACACCGTGCGCGCGGCGGTCGACGAGGCCGGCTACGCGCTCGTCGACAACGCCTGA
- a CDS encoding IS481 family transposase yields MTHANAPLTPTGRLRLAKVIVEDGWAVRRAAERFQCSPATASKWAHRYRAGQPLTDRSCRPRRSPGRCPRRTERRIVALRFTRRWGPHRIAYHLHVPRSTVGRVLARYQMPLLAHLDQATGLPVRKAAAVRYEASAPGDLVHVDIKKLGRIPDGGGHRVLGRLAGKKNSPGHGRGPGYAFLHHAVDDHSRLAYSEILADERKETAAGFWSRANAFFSGIGVTVTAVMTDNGSCYRSRAFAAALGEGVKHRRTRPYRPQTNGKVERFNRTLATEWAYAATYTSEAARAATYDAWLHHYNHHRPHTGIGGAVPSDRVHNLTGNYS; encoded by the coding sequence GTGACTCACGCTAACGCCCCGTTGACCCCGACCGGCAGGTTGCGGTTGGCCAAGGTGATCGTCGAGGACGGGTGGGCGGTGCGCCGCGCCGCCGAACGGTTCCAGTGCTCCCCGGCAACAGCGAGCAAGTGGGCGCACCGGTATCGAGCTGGGCAGCCGCTGACGGACCGGTCCTGCCGGCCGCGCCGGTCCCCGGGCCGGTGCCCGCGCCGCACGGAGCGGCGGATCGTGGCGTTGCGGTTCACCCGCCGGTGGGGCCCGCACCGCATCGCCTACCACCTGCACGTCCCGCGCTCGACGGTGGGCCGGGTCCTGGCCCGCTACCAGATGCCCTTGCTGGCCCACCTGGACCAGGCCACCGGGCTCCCGGTGCGCAAGGCCGCCGCGGTCCGCTACGAGGCCAGCGCGCCCGGGGATCTGGTGCACGTGGACATCAAGAAGCTCGGCCGGATCCCCGACGGCGGTGGGCACCGCGTGCTGGGCCGCCTGGCCGGCAAGAAGAACAGCCCGGGCCACGGCCGCGGTCCGGGCTATGCGTTTTTGCACCACGCCGTCGACGATCACTCCCGTCTGGCCTATTCCGAGATCCTGGCCGACGAACGCAAGGAGACCGCGGCGGGGTTCTGGAGCAGGGCCAACGCGTTCTTCAGCGGGATCGGTGTCACGGTGACCGCGGTGATGACCGACAACGGCTCCTGCTACCGGTCTCGAGCGTTCGCCGCGGCCCTCGGCGAGGGTGTCAAGCACCGGCGCACCCGCCCCTACCGGCCCCAGACCAACGGCAAGGTCGAGAGGTTCAACCGCACCCTGGCCACCGAGTGGGCCTACGCCGCCACCTACACCTCCGAGGCGGCCCGCGCCGCGACCTACGATGCCTGGCTGCACCACTACAACCACCACCGACCCCACACCGGCATCGGCGGCGCCGTCCCCTCAGACCGCGTTCACAACCTCACGGGGAACTACAGCTAG
- the trmB gene encoding tRNA (guanosine(46)-N7)-methyltransferase TrmB produces MTAPRHRFEHLPASAHEEIRTFHPRRSPLGPARLDALETLWPRLGFSVHDEATGPAPLTADGLLDTVTLFGRRAPLVLEVGSGMGETVVAMAVADPVRDYLAVEAHLPGIAHLLGLIDRRGLTNLRVAHGDALELVRRRIAPGGLDAVHVFFPDPWPKAKHHKRRLIAPAHVALLRSRLRPGGTLHCATDWAPYAVAMLETLAADPELVNTHAGYAPRPAHRPVTKFERRGLALGHEIADLVFVRVG; encoded by the coding sequence GTGACTGCGCCGAGGCATCGCTTCGAGCACCTCCCCGCCTCCGCGCACGAGGAGATCCGCACCTTCCATCCCCGGCGCAGCCCCCTGGGTCCCGCCCGGCTGGACGCCCTGGAGACGCTGTGGCCCCGGCTGGGCTTCTCCGTGCACGACGAGGCGACCGGACCGGCGCCGCTGACCGCCGACGGTCTGCTCGACACCGTGACCCTCTTCGGCCGGCGCGCCCCGCTCGTGCTCGAGGTCGGCTCCGGGATGGGCGAGACGGTGGTCGCGATGGCCGTCGCCGACCCGGTGCGCGACTACCTCGCGGTCGAGGCCCACCTGCCCGGCATCGCGCACCTCCTCGGCCTGATCGACCGGCGGGGCCTGACGAACCTCCGCGTCGCGCACGGCGACGCGCTGGAACTCGTCCGGCGCCGGATCGCACCGGGCGGCCTCGACGCCGTGCACGTCTTCTTCCCCGACCCGTGGCCCAAGGCCAAGCACCACAAGCGGCGGCTCATCGCCCCGGCACACGTCGCCCTGCTGCGCTCGCGCCTGCGACCCGGCGGCACCCTGCACTGCGCGACCGACTGGGCGCCGTACGCCGTGGCGATGCTCGAGACGCTCGCCGCCGACCCCGAGCTCGTCAACACCCACGCCGGCTACGCGCCACGCCCGGCACACCGACCGGTGACCAAGTTCGAGCGGCGCGGCCTCGCCCTCGGCCACGAGATCGCCGACCTCGTGTTCGTCAGGGTCGGCTAG
- a CDS encoding sensor histidine kinase, protein MDLGRSVVEPLRRRPAVADALLGVVAGVVFLVGPVVARDGLRERAHVDLTLTAPGIALTVLAAMALTQRRRHPALTLTVLATVAALSIVGGWQVLLATPALILAVYGYSVRAPRAPALVAAGATSITVVLAGLVAGLWRGRWGQPDDVVLWLWTATAVAVAVQGRRATIAALEDRARRAEESREETARRRVAEDRVRIARELHDVIAHHVAVISVQSGVAEHLVERDPAAAREALHHVRTSAKSVLTELQSVLGVLRQDESALPTAPAPGLSGLDSLVRSARSMGTAVEVRSPASMPSLSLAADSAGFRLVQEALTNVQKHAAGAPTTVQVETTGTTVVLSVTNAPPPHTPAAHGPHDAPTGSGLGLVGMRERVLAAGGSLETGPTADGGFRVTARLPLAQEDR, encoded by the coding sequence ATGGACCTGGGTCGATCGGTCGTGGAGCCGCTCCGGCGTCGTCCCGCGGTCGCCGACGCGCTCCTCGGGGTGGTGGCCGGCGTGGTCTTCCTGGTGGGTCCCGTGGTGGCGCGGGACGGCCTGCGTGAGCGCGCGCACGTCGACCTGACGCTCACCGCGCCGGGGATCGCCCTGACCGTGCTGGCCGCGATGGCCCTGACCCAGCGGCGGCGGCACCCCGCACTCACGCTCACCGTGCTGGCGACGGTCGCGGCCCTATCGATCGTCGGCGGCTGGCAGGTGCTCCTCGCGACGCCCGCCCTGATCCTGGCGGTCTACGGCTACTCGGTGCGCGCCCCGCGCGCCCCTGCCCTGGTCGCCGCCGGGGCGACGTCGATCACCGTCGTCCTCGCCGGGCTCGTCGCGGGCCTGTGGCGCGGGCGGTGGGGGCAGCCCGACGACGTCGTCCTGTGGCTGTGGACAGCAACGGCCGTTGCAGTCGCCGTCCAGGGCCGGCGGGCCACGATCGCGGCGCTGGAGGACCGCGCCCGCCGGGCGGAGGAGTCCCGCGAGGAGACCGCACGCCGCCGCGTCGCCGAGGACAGGGTGCGGATCGCCCGTGAGCTGCACGACGTGATCGCCCACCACGTGGCCGTGATCAGCGTCCAGTCCGGCGTCGCCGAGCACCTGGTCGAGCGTGACCCGGCGGCGGCCCGCGAAGCGCTGCACCATGTGCGCACATCGGCCAAGTCGGTCCTCACCGAGCTTCAGTCGGTGCTCGGCGTTCTGCGCCAGGACGAGAGCGCGCTGCCCACCGCCCCCGCACCCGGGCTGTCCGGGCTGGACAGCCTCGTCCGCTCGGCGCGCTCGATGGGCACCGCGGTCGAGGTCCGCTCCCCGGCGTCGATGCCGTCCCTGAGCCTTGCTGCGGACAGCGCCGGCTTCCGCCTGGTCCAGGAGGCCCTGACCAACGTCCAGAAGCACGCGGCCGGAGCCCCCACCACGGTCCAGGTCGAGACGACGGGCACGACCGTCGTCCTGTCGGTGACCAACGCCCCACCTCCCCACACACCCGCCGCGCACGGCCCGCACGACGCACCGACCGGCTCCGGCCTGGGCCTGGTCGGCATGCGCGAACGCGTCCTGGCGGCCGGCGGCTCGTTGGAGACCGGCCCCACCGCGGACGGCGGGTTCCGCGTCACCGCTCGACTGCCCCTGGCCCAGGAGGACCGATGA
- a CDS encoding sigma-70 family RNA polymerase sigma factor, whose protein sequence is MTVSSADLMIALHSEHARALWGYALRLTGGDRSHAQDVVQETLLRAWRTPRVLEGPATSTRAWLFTVARHLVIDEWRSSRSRREIAVAEPPEPRAEAGGSAATDDLLESWLVADALERLSIEHRQVIVLCHFQGRSVADAARILGVPEGTVKSRTYYALRSLRLVLQEMGVTR, encoded by the coding sequence ATGACCGTGAGCTCGGCAGATCTCATGATCGCCCTGCACAGCGAGCACGCCAGGGCGCTGTGGGGCTACGCGCTGCGCCTGACCGGCGGCGATCGCAGCCATGCGCAGGACGTGGTCCAGGAGACCCTGCTCCGGGCCTGGCGGACGCCGCGGGTGCTCGAGGGTCCGGCGACCAGCACCCGGGCCTGGCTCTTCACGGTGGCCCGGCACCTGGTCATCGACGAGTGGCGGTCGAGCCGCTCCCGCCGCGAGATCGCGGTCGCCGAACCGCCGGAGCCCCGCGCGGAGGCGGGCGGCTCGGCGGCGACCGACGACCTGCTCGAGTCCTGGCTGGTCGCCGACGCCCTGGAGCGGCTCTCGATCGAGCACCGTCAGGTGATCGTGCTGTGCCACTTCCAGGGACGCTCGGTGGCCGACGCCGCACGCATCCTCGGCGTCCCGGAGGGCACCGTGAAGTCCCGTACCTACTACGCGCTGCGTTCGCTGCGACTGGTCCTGCAGGAGATGGGGGTGACCCGATGA
- a CDS encoding alpha/beta hydrolase: MPDLLGDGWQTLTLPLRPDAQGPAIATLVRRTRSAGSRRAVLYVHGYVDYFFQTHLGDFWADLGYDFYAIDLRTHGRALLDHQVPNYCTDLAVHSEELDLAARIIREEEGHDTLVVMGHSTGGLVLSLWAHARRDRPAGPVADALVLNSPWFDLNRGWFDRVVTTHAVDLLGRVAPHAVVGQVGRFYGEWLHSPQGGWTFDQRWKPDRGFGVRAGWLRTVRRGHRAVARGLDIDVPVLVCAAGTSGPYDRWHDALDRTDSVLSTEQIVARAPFLGGDVTIVQIPDGVHDLTLSPEPARTAFFDAVRAWVGRRLP; encoded by the coding sequence TTGCCCGACCTCCTGGGCGATGGCTGGCAGACGCTGACGCTGCCCTTGCGACCGGACGCCCAGGGCCCGGCGATCGCGACGCTCGTCCGCCGCACCAGGTCCGCAGGGAGCAGGCGGGCGGTGCTCTACGTGCACGGCTACGTCGACTACTTCTTCCAGACCCACCTCGGCGACTTCTGGGCGGACCTCGGCTACGACTTCTATGCCATCGACCTGCGGACGCACGGCCGCGCGCTGCTCGACCACCAGGTGCCGAACTACTGCACCGACCTCGCCGTGCACAGCGAGGAGCTCGACCTGGCCGCCAGGATCATCCGCGAGGAGGAGGGCCACGACACGCTCGTCGTGATGGGCCACTCCACCGGCGGGCTCGTCCTGAGCCTGTGGGCGCACGCACGGCGGGACCGACCCGCGGGACCGGTGGCCGACGCCCTCGTCCTGAACAGCCCGTGGTTCGACCTGAACCGTGGCTGGTTCGACCGCGTGGTGACCACCCACGCCGTCGACCTGCTCGGACGCGTGGCCCCGCACGCCGTCGTCGGGCAGGTCGGGCGGTTTTACGGCGAGTGGCTGCACAGCCCTCAGGGCGGCTGGACGTTCGACCAGCGGTGGAAGCCCGACCGTGGCTTCGGCGTCCGGGCCGGCTGGCTGCGCACCGTGCGCCGTGGCCACCGGGCCGTCGCGCGCGGGCTGGACATCGACGTGCCCGTCCTGGTGTGCGCGGCCGGGACGAGCGGCCCGTACGACCGGTGGCACGACGCCCTCGACCGGACCGACAGCGTGCTCTCGACCGAGCAGATCGTGGCCAGGGCGCCGTTCCTCGGCGGGGACGTCACGATCGTCCAGATACCCGACGGCGTGCACGACCTGACACTGTCGCCCGAGCCCGCGCGCACGGCGTTCTTCGACGCCGTGCGGGCGTGGGTCGGCCGGCGCCTGCCGTAG
- a CDS encoding ABC transporter permease — MTATTLAAPAAAVGAASRPSDATTVRRQTLGTAIRSEWVKLRTLRSTWVGLGSTLLVLVGFGAIAAAVSTGSVATPEGGGGGGGPFGGSDPVSTVLMGANFAVLLMGILGALAGAREYGSRMIAATVAAVPRRWQVVVAKATVFTGVSLAVSVIGVLAAFTAGMGVLSGGDAATVALTDDGVLRQVLGMAGYITAVGLIGMGLGILLRSVAGSIGAVVAVFMVLPPLAGALLPDSWDPILQYLPGSAAAAFTTVRAAGTEVLGAGAGAVVLAAWVLVALGGAVVAITRRDV, encoded by the coding sequence ATGACCGCCACCACCCTCGCGGCCCCCGCCGCCGCCGTCGGAGCAGCATCTCGCCCGAGCGACGCGACAACCGTCCGACGTCAGACCCTCGGCACCGCGATCCGCTCGGAGTGGGTCAAGCTCCGCACCCTGCGGTCCACCTGGGTCGGTCTGGGCTCGACCCTTCTGGTCCTGGTGGGCTTCGGGGCGATCGCCGCCGCCGTGTCCACCGGGTCGGTCGCGACGCCCGAAGGCGGAGGCGGCGGCGGCGGGCCGTTCGGCGGCTCGGACCCGGTCTCGACGGTCCTCATGGGCGCCAACTTCGCAGTCCTGCTCATGGGGATCCTGGGCGCCCTGGCCGGCGCGCGTGAGTACGGCTCCCGGATGATCGCAGCGACGGTCGCGGCCGTGCCTCGACGCTGGCAGGTGGTGGTCGCCAAGGCCACGGTGTTCACCGGGGTGTCGCTGGCCGTGTCGGTGATCGGGGTCCTGGCTGCGTTCACCGCCGGGATGGGCGTCCTGTCCGGCGGCGACGCCGCCACCGTCGCCCTGACCGACGACGGCGTCCTGCGCCAGGTCCTGGGCATGGCTGGGTACATCACGGCGGTCGGCCTCATCGGCATGGGGCTGGGGATCCTGCTGCGCAGCGTCGCCGGCTCCATCGGTGCCGTGGTCGCCGTCTTCATGGTCCTGCCTCCGCTGGCCGGCGCCCTTCTGCCCGACAGCTGGGACCCGATCCTGCAGTACCTGCCCGGCTCCGCGGCGGCGGCCTTCACCACCGTCCGGGCCGCCGGGACCGAGGTACTCGGTGCGGGGGCCGGTGCGGTGGTCCTGGCCGCCTGGGTCCTCGTCGCGCTCGGCGGGGCCGTCGTCGCCATCACCCGCCGCGACGTGTGA
- a CDS encoding septum formation family protein: MRALPRRAAALLIATVMVGGLTACGPGDAVRDEESGEIVEGSDSDVFSLRIGDCLNTAEAETEVQSVQTIPCAEAHDSEVYATTDLADGEFPGQDEVFAQADDFCYAEFETFIGVSYDDSEIYLQSMAPTQESWDNMDDRQILCLAVDTTTKGGVTGTMANAGR, encoded by the coding sequence ATGCGCGCCCTGCCCCGTCGTGCCGCCGCCCTGCTCATCGCGACAGTCATGGTCGGCGGGTTGACCGCCTGCGGCCCCGGCGACGCCGTCCGCGACGAGGAGTCCGGCGAGATCGTCGAGGGCAGCGACTCGGACGTCTTCTCGCTGCGGATCGGCGACTGCCTCAACACCGCCGAGGCCGAGACCGAGGTCCAGAGCGTGCAGACGATCCCGTGCGCCGAGGCCCACGACTCCGAGGTGTACGCGACGACGGATCTGGCGGACGGCGAGTTCCCCGGTCAGGACGAGGTCTTCGCACAGGCGGACGACTTCTGCTATGCCGAGTTCGAGACCTTCATCGGCGTCAGCTACGACGACTCCGAGATCTACCTGCAGTCGATGGCGCCGACGCAGGAGAGCTGGGACAACATGGACGACCGCCAGATCCTCTGCCTCGCGGTCGACACCACCACCAAGGGCGGCGTCACGGGCACGATGGCGAACGCCGGGCGCTGA
- a CDS encoding ATP-binding cassette domain-containing protein — MIELRDLTKRYGDQVAVDAVSATIRPGVVTGFLGPNGAGKSTTMRVIVGLDRATSGVALVNGRPYVTAPAPLAEVGALLDAKGVDKGRTARNHLLALGATVGIGARRVDEVLGTVGLSDVAGKAAGTFSLGMGQRLGIAAALLADPGVLILDEPVNGLDLDGIQWIRALLAELAAEGRTVLLSSHLMSEMELVAEHLLVIGLGRILADTSIDAFIATSSPGVVVVTSPDAGALAPLLVGPDVTLTATQPGRLEVRGMTADVIGDLAALHGVRLHGLVAVTTSLETAYLELTRDSVEYTGTVEHHAHASRTTTDPSRRAA; from the coding sequence ATGATCGAGCTGCGGGACCTCACCAAGCGATACGGCGACCAGGTCGCCGTCGACGCCGTCAGCGCCACGATCCGCCCAGGTGTGGTGACCGGGTTCCTCGGCCCGAACGGAGCCGGCAAGTCCACGACGATGCGCGTCATCGTCGGTCTGGACCGGGCGACATCCGGCGTCGCGCTGGTCAACGGTCGGCCCTACGTCACGGCACCTGCTCCGCTCGCAGAGGTCGGGGCGCTGCTGGACGCCAAGGGTGTCGACAAGGGCCGAACCGCACGCAACCACCTGCTCGCCCTGGGAGCGACCGTCGGCATCGGCGCGCGTCGGGTCGACGAGGTGCTCGGCACCGTCGGCCTGAGCGACGTCGCAGGCAAGGCCGCGGGCACGTTCTCCCTGGGGATGGGCCAGCGGCTGGGCATCGCCGCCGCCCTGCTCGCCGACCCGGGCGTGCTGATCCTCGACGAGCCGGTCAACGGCCTGGACCTGGACGGGATCCAGTGGATCCGCGCCCTGCTCGCCGAGCTCGCCGCCGAAGGGCGCACCGTCCTGCTGTCCTCGCACCTGATGAGCGAGATGGAGCTGGTGGCCGAGCACCTGCTGGTCATCGGGCTGGGCCGCATCCTCGCGGACACCTCGATCGACGCGTTCATCGCCACGTCCTCGCCAGGCGTCGTCGTCGTCACATCCCCCGACGCGGGTGCGCTGGCACCGCTGCTCGTCGGGCCCGACGTGACCCTGACCGCGACGCAGCCGGGCCGGCTCGAGGTCCGCGGCATGACGGCCGACGTCATCGGCGACCTCGCCGCCCTGCACGGCGTGCGGCTGCACGGGCTCGTGGCGGTCACCACCTCGCTGGAGACGGCCTACCTCGAGCTCACCCGCGACAGCGTCGAGTACACCGGCACCGTCGAGCACCACGCACACGCGTCCCGCACCACGACCGACCCCTCCAGGAGGGCTGCCTGA
- a CDS encoding helix-turn-helix domain-containing protein, with the protein MATVLDAQSRVLASDAEVALAQEVLVSLDGPLGYLSVGHGSAGPRPLPPDLGRLLQTVLHAVASGSSITVMTTPREVTTSTAAAMLGVSRPTLMKMVKDGALPAHKVGTHTRLLSEDVLEAKKARRARERAAFAALLEAEGDEA; encoded by the coding sequence ATGGCGACGGTACTTGACGCCCAGAGTCGCGTGCTGGCGAGCGATGCTGAGGTGGCGCTGGCCCAAGAGGTGCTCGTGTCGCTGGACGGTCCGCTTGGCTACCTCTCCGTCGGTCACGGGAGTGCCGGTCCGCGGCCCCTTCCTCCGGACCTGGGCAGGCTCCTCCAGACGGTCCTGCACGCTGTGGCGTCGGGCTCATCGATCACCGTGATGACGACCCCGCGGGAGGTCACGACGTCCACGGCCGCGGCGATGCTCGGTGTCTCGCGTCCGACGTTGATGAAGATGGTCAAGGACGGCGCTCTCCCCGCCCACAAGGTCGGGACGCACACCCGCCTCCTCTCGGAGGATGTCCTCGAGGCCAAGAAGGCGCGGCGCGCGCGTGAGCGAGCGGCGTTCGCCGCGCTCCTCGAGGCCGAGGGCGACGAGGCCTGA
- a CDS encoding zf-HC2 domain-containing protein has product MRLSRPDRSGRDDDARREEPGEPGAEHRTAVDAGPYVLGALSVPERLAFEAHLATCAECRRAVDDVAALPALLDLVPADVVRSLPAAAGPAADAAVDPVDDDLILGVAPVTSLTPDLSRDPGPPPMLLADLLRVARREESTRLRRRWLGGSLAAAAVTAIALVVSGGPAGLPWRSPVPAPTIAAEAIELAPLLDVPVRASVQLDAVAWGTRIDLRCSYDASEVAPGGPYGGDPAGAAEYSLVVRDAEGKVEEVATWTAVPGHEVTVPAATGMPLDEIVEVELRSGGTPVLRAET; this is encoded by the coding sequence ATGAGGCTCTCCCGACCCGACCGGTCCGGACGTGACGACGACGCTCGCCGAGAAGAGCCCGGCGAGCCCGGTGCCGAGCACCGGACCGCCGTCGACGCCGGCCCGTACGTCCTCGGCGCCCTCTCCGTCCCGGAGCGGCTCGCCTTCGAGGCTCATCTGGCCACGTGTGCCGAGTGCCGGCGAGCCGTCGATGACGTCGCCGCCCTTCCCGCGCTGCTGGACCTGGTGCCGGCCGACGTCGTGCGCTCGCTGCCCGCGGCGGCCGGGCCGGCCGCGGACGCCGCCGTCGACCCGGTCGACGACGACCTGATCCTCGGCGTCGCGCCGGTGACGTCCCTGACCCCCGACCTGTCGCGCGACCCCGGGCCGCCACCGATGCTGCTCGCCGACCTCCTGCGGGTCGCGCGGCGGGAGGAGTCGACCCGGCTGCGCCGCCGTTGGCTCGGCGGCTCGCTCGCTGCCGCCGCCGTCACCGCGATCGCCCTCGTCGTCTCCGGCGGACCGGCCGGGCTCCCGTGGCGCTCGCCGGTCCCCGCACCGACGATCGCCGCCGAGGCGATCGAGCTGGCACCGTTGCTCGACGTACCGGTGCGGGCCAGCGTGCAGCTCGATGCCGTGGCCTGGGGGACCCGGATCGACCTGCGGTGCAGCTACGACGCGTCCGAGGTCGCACCGGGTGGTCCGTATGGCGGTGACCCTGCCGGAGCTGCGGAGTACTCGCTCGTGGTGCGGGACGCCGAGGGCAAGGTCGAGGAGGTCGCGACCTGGACGGCGGTGCCCGGACACGAGGTCACCGTCCCGGCAGCCACCGGGATGCCGCTCGACGAGATCGTCGAGGTCGAGCTGCGCTCGGGCGGGACTCCCGTGCTGCGGGCGGAGACCTAG